The following coding sequences lie in one Desulfitibacter alkalitolerans DSM 16504 genomic window:
- a CDS encoding TrkH family potassium uptake protein — protein sequence MKLKSILYVIGIVLMFVGLSMLLPLGFAIFYGEDGEVINFLTAMAITITTGLLIFRFTEFNKNLSNKEGILIGAMGWLIVPFFGSLPYILSGTLPNWYDAYFEAVSGFTTTGATVMVNIEGAPKSVLLWRSFTQWLGAMGILLVFVALISKMGIGGTRLLKAETPGPTVSKILPRVSQYAKAIWIVYIALTIIEIIILMLVGLDFYEALNHTFTSIATGGFSTRNAGLAAFDNHLVDFVVIAFMIIGGGNFALYYIVFTKRAPLLLFKDEEYRSYLLVLLIGLLIAIISLSLDYYGNISDAIRFGTFQIVSLLTGAGHVTYDYDKWTTMVKMLLFTLMFFGGCQYSTTGGIKMVRMLMALKFINGEIRKLVHPRLIYQIRINNIPVQDSVVSNVIGFFLLYFIFFFVTAIILSGFGFDKVSSVTASAAILGNVGPAMGLFGPTQTYAELPNIIKLWLSLTMIMGRLEIYPMLILFQVFISKKDRMSLLRSN from the coding sequence ATGAAATTAAAATCTATTCTATATGTTATCGGCATTGTCTTGATGTTTGTAGGTTTATCCATGCTCCTTCCCTTGGGGTTTGCTATTTTTTATGGCGAAGATGGGGAAGTAATAAACTTTCTCACTGCTATGGCTATTACAATTACTACAGGTTTGCTAATATTTAGATTTACAGAATTCAATAAGAATTTATCAAATAAAGAGGGCATCCTAATAGGAGCAATGGGTTGGCTAATAGTACCCTTTTTTGGAAGCCTTCCTTATATTCTATCTGGAACCCTGCCAAACTGGTACGACGCCTATTTTGAAGCTGTTTCAGGATTTACTACAACAGGTGCTACAGTCATGGTAAATATTGAAGGAGCTCCCAAAAGTGTGCTTCTCTGGAGGAGCTTTACACAATGGTTGGGAGCCATGGGAATCTTGCTGGTGTTTGTAGCCCTTATTTCCAAGATGGGTATTGGGGGGACACGTCTTTTAAAAGCAGAGACCCCTGGACCAACAGTAAGCAAAATACTTCCAAGGGTAAGCCAATATGCTAAGGCTATTTGGATAGTATATATAGCTCTTACAATAATAGAGATTATAATCTTGATGTTGGTTGGGTTAGATTTTTATGAAGCCCTAAACCATACCTTTACTAGCATTGCAACAGGGGGGTTTTCAACTAGAAATGCAGGATTGGCGGCATTTGACAACCATTTAGTTGATTTTGTTGTTATTGCTTTTATGATTATTGGTGGGGGCAATTTTGCCTTGTATTATATTGTTTTTACAAAAAGAGCTCCATTACTGTTGTTTAAAGATGAAGAGTATAGAAGCTATCTGCTAGTTCTTCTTATTGGGCTGTTAATTGCAATCATTAGCCTTTCCCTCGACTATTATGGAAATATTTCTGATGCAATTCGCTTTGGTACCTTTCAGATTGTATCTTTATTAACTGGTGCTGGTCATGTTACTTATGACTATGACAAATGGACAACCATGGTAAAAATGCTCTTATTTACCTTGATGTTTTTTGGTGGATGCCAGTATTCTACTACAGGTGGAATTAAAATGGTAAGGATGCTCATGGCCCTGAAATTTATCAATGGTGAAATTAGAAAACTGGTTCACCCAAGACTCATATACCAAATTAGAATAAATAATATACCTGTACAGGATTCAGTGGTATCTAATGTAATTGGTTTCTTTCTATTGTATTTTATATTCTTTTTTGTAACAGCAATAATATTGTCGGGATTTGGTTTTGATAAGGTATCTTCAGTTACAGCATCAGCAGCCATTTTAGGCAATGTTGGCCCTGCCATGGGCCTATTTGGGCCAACCCAAACCTATGCAGAACTGCCAAACATTATAAAATTGTGGCTTTCCCTTACCATGATTATGGGGCGTTTGGAAATCTACCCCATGTTAATTCTCTTCCAGGTGTTTATTTCAAAAAAGGACAGGATGTCGCTGTTAAGAAGCAACTAA
- a CDS encoding DUF1657 domain-containing protein → MTVGQKLHQTLNSIDSACIQLKTFSMDTQDQNAKQQFINYANQLESISQGLKGRINYAEQQEPQYKQYQTSGQQQMQQQFKK, encoded by the coding sequence ATGACAGTTGGTCAAAAACTTCACCAAACCTTAAACAGCATAGATTCTGCTTGTATTCAATTAAAAACTTTTTCCATGGATACCCAAGACCAAAATGCTAAACAGCAGTTTATCAATTATGCTAATCAGTTAGAAAGCATAAGCCAGGGTTTAAAAGGCAGAATTAATTATGCTGAGCAGCAGGAACCCCAGTACAAGCAATATCAGACTTCAGGGCAGCAGCAAATGCAGCAGCAATTCAAAAAATAG